Part of the Devosia sp. SL43 genome, TCGTCGAAGATCAGCACTGCCGGGTCCTTTAGGAAGGCGCGTGCAATCGTCAGTCGCTGCTTCTGCCCGCCCGAGAGCTTTACGCCGCGCTGGCCGATATCGGTGTCATAGCCCTGGGGTAGGGCGCTGATGAAGTCATGCGCATTGGCCGCCGTCGCCGCCGCGATGATGTCGTCATCGGTGGCATCGGGCCGGCCATAGCGCAGATTCTCCGCCACCGTGCCGCTGAACAGATAGACGTCCTGCTGCACCACGCCGACGCTTTGCCTCAGCGAGGAAAGCGTAACGTCGCGCACGTCGTGCCCATCGATGGTGATGGCGCCCGACGCCACGTCGTAAAACCGCGGGATCAGCGCACAGAGTGTGCTCTTGCCCACCCCCGATGGTCCGACCAGCGCGACGAATTCACCCGGCCTGATGTCGAGCGACAACCGGTTGAGCACATGCGGGCCGTCCTCTTCATAGCGGAAGCCCACTTCGCGGAAGCTGATCGCCCCAGCCACCTCGCCCAGATCCACTGCTCCCGGCCGATCGACGATATCGGGCTGCTCTTCCAGCAGCTCCATGGCTCGGACAAACCCGGTATAGCCCTCCTGCCAAAGCCGGATAAAGTTATCCAGCCGCCGTACCGGATCAACCAGCACGCCAACGCAGAGCAGAAAGGTCAGCAAATCTGCCACCGTCAGGTCGGCACTGAGGATGCGCAACGCCCCGGCCACGATCACCATGATCGTCACGATCTGGGAAAAGCCATCCATGCCCACCCAGAGTAGGGCCTCACTGCGATAGCCCGCCGCCCGGCTCTGGAAGAAGCGTTGGTTCTCGACCTCGAAGCGGCGCAGCTCCATGTCCTCATTGGCAAACGACTGCACCACACGCACGCCGGCCAGTGCGTCCTCGACCCTCTCATTGACCGAAGCGATGCGTTCCTTGCTGCTCTTGAGAGCGACGTTCATGCGACCGTTGAAATGCTGCGCATAGAGCACCGCGAACGGCACCAGCAGCGCAATGAGCCCCGCCAGCACTGGATCGATGATCGTGAGCACCACCATGGCGCCGCCAAATTTGAGCACGCTGATGGCGATGTCTTCAGGCCCATGGTGGAACAACTCACCCAGCCACAGCGAGTCATTGCTGATCCGGCTCATCAGCTGGCCTGTCCGTTGCCGATCATAGAAGCTGAACGACAGCTTCTGGCAGTGCTCGAACAGTTCGCGGCGCACGTCCGCCTCGATGCGGGCGCCCATGACATGGCCCTGATAGTCGACAAAGTAGGTGGCAAGGGATTGGACCAGGAACACGCCCAGCATGATCCCGCCCATGGTCAGGATTTGCAGCATCCCATCATCGGCGGCGGCCAGATCCGGCAGGCGCGTTGTGATGTAGCTGGCACAGAGCGGCAGGGCGATTGCCGTCGCCGCAACCAAGACCGCGCAAGCGAGATCGGCGACGAGCAGCGGCACATAGGGGCGGTAATAGCCCAGAAATTTGCTGAAGCGTGACTGCGGGCGCACGGGCACGGAGCCCCGGCGGTTGGTCAGTCTGGCAAGAATGCGGGAGAAGAGGTGGTTACGGCCGGCGTTTTCGCGCGACTCCGTCCACATTTTTCGAGAGTGCATGAACTGTCATGTCCTGTTGATGAAGAACTCCTGTCGTTTCGGACACGGTTTTCATGATGCACTCCTTGGGCTCTTGTCCGGCCAGTATGCGGATCGGAAGGGGCAACACAACCCCGTGAGCTACGCATAAGTTGCCGTCCGTTGCCGTTGGGAAACAGTTGCGACACGAGTCTGTGACGATTCCGCAACAGCCCCTCTGAATCGATTTGCCGGCACCCGGCAGCAACGTTTTGGCGATGTTTGTCGCCACAATCTCACCCTAAACGAGACGGCATAGGCATCTGGGGGCGGATGGCCTGTGGGCTCGGACGATTGTCTGTACGCCTGCGAGTTTTCATCCTCTGGTGTCTCGGCCCGTCGGCCGAAGTTGCGAAATGCGGCGCTTTGCCGGATTTCTGCGGTTTTGGCTCTGGGCGAAAGGAAGACTTCGACGTGACCCAAGCCACCGCAAGAGTTGGCGCCTACCCAATGATGTCGAGCGCTTTGTTGTGAAGAGTTCGGCTTCAATCCGGTCACAAACGAAGTTTACCGAGTTCTTAACGCCGACTTTCCCCGCAGCGTCAGCGGGGACAGACTGGCAGCAAGGATGGATGGGCGCAGCCGCCATAGCTGGCGCGCCCGAGCGGAGCCCGGAACACCGGGTTCGTGATGGTAATGTAGCCTGCTACCCCGCGGGCAAAAGGAGTATGATGCGGACCATTGGGGACAATTCCCTGATTTCCGTGACAATGGGAGCCTTCCTCGCCCTCGCGGCGTCGATCCTGCCCGTGCACGCACAGACCGCAGCTGATGCTGCGCTCAATATGGCCAACATGCTCGACGGAGCTGGGGGCGGCGTATCGCGCGCCGACCAGCTCGCCGCGCTTGAGGATGCGGCCGATGCTGGCCAGCCCATGGCCATGTGGCAGCTTGGCATCATGTACGAGAACGGCGAGGGCGTTGATCGCGACCTGGTCAAGGCCTTCGGCTATTTCGCCCAGATCGCCAATCAGCATGCCGACGCCGCACCCAAGGGCGTCGAAGCCGATATCGTCGCGCAGTCCTTCGTCAAGGTTGGCGACTATTACAAGCAGGGCCTGCCCGATGCCGGCATCCCCGTCGATGCCGAACGCTCGCACGCGCTGCTGCTGCACGCCGCCACCTATTTCGGTGATGCCGATGCGCAATACCGCGTTGGCCTGCTGTATCTTCAGGAAGACGAACTTGGCGTGAACCCGCTGCAAAGCGCGCGCTGGTTCTCGCTCGCCGCCCGCAAGGGTCATTGCCCGGCACAGGCCCAGCTCGGCCAGCTGCTGTTCCATGGCATAGAGGGCATCGAGCCTCAGCCGATCGAAGGCCTGATGTGGCTGACGGTCGCCCAGCAGCGCTGTGCGGGCACGGCTGATGCCGGCTGGATTGGCGACATGCTCAACACGGCTCTCGCCAGCTCAACGCCGGAAGATCAGGCCGAGGCATCCTCGCTGGCCACCACCATCGCACCGCAGTTCGCCGGGTTCTGATCCGGCGAACGTTAGAAGCGGAACGTGCCCTCGACCGGCACGTGATCGCTCGGCTTGTCCCAGCCGCGGACATCCTTGTGCACCATCACCGAATCCAGCCGGTCTGCCGCCTGCGGCGACAGTAGCAGGTGGTCGATACGGATACCGGCATTGCGCCGCCAGGCACCGGCCTGGAAATCCCAGAATGTGTAGGACGGCTCGCTCGTCGTTGAGCGCAACGCATCGGTCAGCCCCAGGTTAAGCAGCGAGCGCCAGCGCTCCTGGCTCTCGGGCCGATACAGCGCGTCACCCCACCAGCCTTCGGGATTATGCGCGTCGATGGGCGCCGGGATGATATTGAAGTCGCCGAGCAACACGAACGGCTCTTCCAACTCCAGCCGACCCTCGACGAAGCTTTCCAGGCGCCGCATCCAATTCAGCTTGTACGGAAACTTCTCGCTGTCGACGGGATTGCCGTTGGGCAGGTAGATGCCACAAACCCGGATAGCGCCGC contains:
- the xth gene encoding exodeoxyribonuclease III — encoded protein: MRIATWNIAGIKARLELLLKWLSEEKPDIVVLQETKTVDENFPRLEIEALGYNVEFHGQKSWNGVAILSLLPFDEVTRGLPGDDSDEQARLIEGVFSVEGGAIRVCGIYLPNGNPVDSEKFPYKLNWMRRLESFVEGRLELEEPFVLLGDFNIIPAPIDAHNPEGWWGDALYRPESQERWRSLLNLGLTDALRSTTSEPSYTFWDFQAGAWRRNAGIRIDHLLLSPQAADRLDSVMVHKDVRGWDKPSDHVPVEGTFRF
- a CDS encoding ABC transporter ATP-binding protein; its protein translation is MHSRKMWTESRENAGRNHLFSRILARLTNRRGSVPVRPQSRFSKFLGYYRPYVPLLVADLACAVLVAATAIALPLCASYITTRLPDLAAADDGMLQILTMGGIMLGVFLVQSLATYFVDYQGHVMGARIEADVRRELFEHCQKLSFSFYDRQRTGQLMSRISNDSLWLGELFHHGPEDIAISVLKFGGAMVVLTIIDPVLAGLIALLVPFAVLYAQHFNGRMNVALKSSKERIASVNERVEDALAGVRVVQSFANEDMELRRFEVENQRFFQSRAAGYRSEALLWVGMDGFSQIVTIMVIVAGALRILSADLTVADLLTFLLCVGVLVDPVRRLDNFIRLWQEGYTGFVRAMELLEEQPDIVDRPGAVDLGEVAGAISFREVGFRYEEDGPHVLNRLSLDIRPGEFVALVGPSGVGKSTLCALIPRFYDVASGAITIDGHDVRDVTLSSLRQSVGVVQQDVYLFSGTVAENLRYGRPDATDDDIIAAATAANAHDFISALPQGYDTDIGQRGVKLSGGQKQRLTIARAFLKDPAVLIFDEATSALDNESERAVQQALLALTKGRTTVVIAHRLSTVRNADRILVLTADGIAEEGTHEVLMAADGLYAGLHRVQASI
- a CDS encoding tetratricopeptide repeat protein, producing the protein MMRTIGDNSLISVTMGAFLALAASILPVHAQTAADAALNMANMLDGAGGGVSRADQLAALEDAADAGQPMAMWQLGIMYENGEGVDRDLVKAFGYFAQIANQHADAAPKGVEADIVAQSFVKVGDYYKQGLPDAGIPVDAERSHALLLHAATYFGDADAQYRVGLLYLQEDELGVNPLQSARWFSLAARKGHCPAQAQLGQLLFHGIEGIEPQPIEGLMWLTVAQQRCAGTADAGWIGDMLNTALASSTPEDQAEASSLATTIAPQFAGF